A portion of the Faecalibacterium sp. I3-3-89 genome contains these proteins:
- a CDS encoding alanine/glycine:cation symporter family protein gives MVDIVTRINNVVNGFVWGPFGLALLFCTGLWLSIRTGFFQFRRMGYWLRHTIGAIFTNKDVTAHTSKEDMAISQFQSMCTALAGTIGTGNIVGVATAIVSGGPGAIFWMWVMALLGMMTSFAENVLGVYYRRRNEKGEWSGGAMYYLTDGLGAKPGCKTVGRVLAALFACFCILASFGIGNMSQINSIAGNMNAAFHLPYLATGLALMVVTALIVIGGLKRVAAVTEKLVPLMALFYIAGALIIVVMHAGNIPAALAAILRGAFNLNAAGGGALGYGISQTITWGFKRGAFSNEAGLGSAVMVNSASNVKEPVHQGMWGVFEVFADTIVVCTLTALVILTTGVVDLESGAVLAGVQDNALVGQAFTAAFGSFGPKFIAVSILLFAYSTTLGWSHYGTKAVEYLFGTAGSRIYKVVFVGMTVVGATMKLGLAWDLSDTFNGLMMIPNLIGVLALSGTVVDITKNYFARRVRGEDIEPMWSAFAEYQKEEEAEAAAEAAELEKAANE, from the coding sequence ATGGTAGACATCGTCACGCGGATCAACAACGTGGTCAACGGCTTCGTCTGGGGGCCGTTCGGTTTGGCGCTGCTGTTCTGCACCGGCCTATGGCTCAGCATCCGCACCGGTTTTTTCCAGTTCCGGAGGATGGGCTACTGGCTCCGGCACACCATCGGCGCCATCTTTACCAATAAGGACGTCACCGCCCATACCAGCAAGGAGGACATGGCCATCAGCCAGTTCCAGAGCATGTGCACGGCGCTGGCGGGCACCATCGGCACAGGCAACATCGTGGGCGTGGCCACGGCCATCGTCTCGGGAGGCCCGGGGGCCATCTTCTGGATGTGGGTCATGGCGCTGCTGGGCATGATGACCAGCTTCGCCGAGAACGTGCTGGGCGTCTACTACCGCCGCAGGAACGAGAAGGGCGAGTGGTCCGGCGGCGCGATGTATTACTTAACGGACGGTCTGGGCGCAAAGCCCGGCTGTAAGACGGTGGGCAGGGTGCTGGCCGCCCTGTTCGCCTGCTTCTGCATCCTTGCGTCCTTCGGCATCGGCAACATGAGCCAGATCAATTCCATCGCGGGCAACATGAACGCCGCGTTCCATCTGCCCTACCTTGCCACCGGCCTTGCGCTGATGGTGGTCACGGCCCTCATCGTCATCGGCGGACTCAAGCGGGTGGCCGCTGTCACCGAGAAGCTGGTGCCCCTGATGGCCCTGTTCTACATCGCGGGCGCGCTCATCATCGTGGTCATGCACGCAGGCAATATCCCGGCGGCGCTGGCGGCGATCCTCCGGGGCGCATTCAATCTGAACGCCGCAGGCGGCGGCGCGCTGGGCTACGGCATCAGCCAGACCATCACATGGGGCTTCAAGCGGGGCGCGTTCTCCAACGAAGCCGGACTCGGCTCTGCGGTCATGGTCAACTCGGCCTCCAACGTCAAAGAACCGGTGCATCAGGGAATGTGGGGCGTGTTCGAGGTTTTTGCCGATACCATCGTGGTCTGCACCCTGACGGCCCTCGTCATCCTGACCACCGGCGTGGTAGACCTCGAGAGCGGCGCTGTCCTTGCGGGAGTGCAGGACAATGCACTGGTGGGGCAGGCCTTCACGGCGGCGTTCGGCAGCTTCGGCCCCAAGTTCATCGCGGTGTCCATCCTGCTGTTTGCCTACTCCACCACCCTCGGCTGGAGTCATTACGGCACCAAGGCCGTCGAGTACCTCTTCGGCACGGCAGGCAGCCGCATCTATAAGGTCGTCTTCGTGGGTATGACCGTCGTGGGCGCGACCATGAAGCTGGGCCTTGCGTGGGACCTCTCCGACACCTTCAACGGCCTGATGATGATCCCGAACCTCATCGGCGTGCTGGCGCTGTCCGGCACTGTGGTGGACATCACCAAGAACTACTTCGCCCGCCGCGTCCGGGGCGAGGACATCGAGCCGATGTGGTCGGCCTTTGCGGAGTATCAGAAGGAAGAAGAGGCGGAAGCTGCCGCCGAGGCCGCAGAGCTGGAGAAAGCGGCGAACGAATAA
- a CDS encoding DEAD/DEAH box helicase, with product MTFNELNLSAPLLKAVSEAGYETPSPIQASAIPPVLEGRDLMGCAQTGTGKTAAFALPMLDRLSGAAPRKKGAIRALILTPTRELALQIGESFAAYGKYLKLRSTVIFGGVGQTPQVEAIKKGVDILIACPGRLNDLIGQGYIDLADIEIFVLDEADRMLDMGFVHDVKKVIAKLPAKRQNLMFSATMPKEIEQLAAGILHDPAFVKVDPVSSTVERIDQSLYFVEKGNKKLLLPWLIKNLEPPVQNALVFSRTKHGADKIARDLTKQGITAAAIHGNKSQSARVAALEGFKEGKTKVLVATDIAARGIDISELSHVFNYDLPEVPETYVHRIGRTARAGADGTAVSFCAPEEMEYLAGIEKLNRRKIPVVSGHPWDGVPAPVKAAPPVRGRKPKADQPAPEQAEAPKAAAAAKPAAPEKKGAAKLSAAKKQKAPKIEAKEEQLMDENNKRTPGGRDNNRRNNNNRPRREGNAPAQGTGRGSNAQPKFDPHFVSAPEATPLRSAKKNAAAPAAPAQSIPTAMQSRQPAPRGENNGRNGAGRSPRNERNARPAQPAQQNNARSEGRNSRRNDRSEQGSAGRAPRAPRAEQPGRNNGRSRSNAPGKDEDPGLMLISRRPPQQKFTSFEEYMNAHGGATAPIEDHSEEV from the coding sequence ATGACTTTTAATGAACTGAATCTGTCCGCCCCCCTGCTCAAAGCTGTAAGCGAGGCGGGCTATGAGACCCCCTCGCCCATTCAGGCCTCGGCCATCCCGCCGGTGCTGGAAGGGCGGGACCTGATGGGCTGCGCCCAGACCGGCACTGGCAAGACCGCTGCCTTTGCGCTGCCCATGCTCGACCGCCTGAGCGGGGCAGCTCCCCGCAAAAAGGGCGCGATCCGCGCCCTCATCCTCACCCCGACCCGGGAGCTTGCGCTTCAGATCGGCGAGAGCTTCGCCGCCTATGGAAAGTATCTCAAGCTGCGCAGCACCGTCATTTTCGGCGGCGTGGGCCAGACCCCGCAGGTGGAAGCCATCAAGAAGGGCGTAGACATCCTCATCGCCTGCCCGGGTCGGCTGAACGACCTCATCGGGCAGGGCTATATCGACCTTGCCGACATCGAGATCTTCGTGCTGGATGAGGCCGACCGGATGCTGGACATGGGCTTTGTGCACGACGTGAAGAAGGTCATCGCAAAGCTGCCCGCAAAGCGCCAGAACCTGATGTTCAGCGCCACGATGCCCAAAGAGATCGAGCAGCTGGCCGCAGGCATCCTCCACGACCCCGCCTTCGTCAAGGTGGATCCCGTGTCCAGCACAGTGGAGCGGATCGACCAGAGCCTGTATTTCGTCGAGAAGGGCAACAAGAAGCTCCTGCTCCCTTGGCTCATCAAGAATCTGGAGCCGCCGGTGCAGAACGCGCTGGTGTTCAGCCGCACCAAGCACGGCGCAGATAAGATCGCCCGCGACCTCACCAAGCAGGGCATCACCGCCGCCGCCATCCACGGCAACAAGAGCCAGAGCGCCCGTGTGGCCGCGCTGGAGGGCTTCAAGGAGGGCAAGACCAAGGTGCTGGTGGCCACGGACATTGCCGCCCGGGGCATCGACATCAGCGAGCTTTCTCATGTGTTCAACTACGACCTGCCCGAGGTGCCGGAGACCTACGTCCACCGCATCGGCCGCACCGCCCGCGCAGGCGCAGACGGCACGGCTGTGAGCTTCTGTGCCCCCGAGGAGATGGAGTATCTGGCCGGGATCGAGAAGCTCAACCGCCGGAAGATCCCGGTGGTGTCCGGCCATCCGTGGGACGGCGTGCCCGCCCCCGTAAAAGCCGCCCCGCCGGTGCGGGGCCGCAAGCCCAAGGCCGACCAGCCTGCCCCGGAGCAGGCCGAGGCCCCCAAGGCGGCAGCCGCCGCCAAGCCCGCTGCACCTGAAAAAAAGGGCGCGGCCAAGCTTTCTGCGGCAAAAAAGCAGAAAGCTCCCAAAATCGAAGCAAAAGAGGAACAGCTCATGGATGAGAACAACAAGCGCACTCCCGGCGGACGCGACAACAACCGCCGTAACAATAACAACCGGCCCCGCCGCGAGGGCAACGCCCCTGCACAGGGCACAGGCCGCGGCAGCAACGCCCAGCCGAAATTCGACCCCCACTTTGTGAGCGCTCCGGAGGCGACCCCCCTCCGCTCCGCCAAAAAGAACGCCGCCGCGCCCGCTGCCCCGGCCCAGAGCATCCCCACCGCGATGCAGAGCCGCCAGCCCGCCCCGCGCGGCGAGAACAATGGCCGCAATGGCGCAGGCCGCAGCCCCCGCAATGAGCGGAACGCCCGCCCGGCCCAGCCTGCCCAGCAGAACAATGCCCGCAGCGAGGGCCGGAACAGCCGCCGCAATGACCGCAGCGAGCAGGGCAGCGCAGGCCGTGCGCCCCGCGCCCCCAGAGCCGAGCAGCCCGGCCGGAACAACGGCCGCAGCCGCAGCAACGCGCCGGGAAAAGACGAAGACCCGGGCCTTATGCTCATCAGCCGCCGCCCGCCGCAGCAGAAGTTCACCAGCTTTGAGGAGTATATGAACGCCCACGGCGGCGCGACGGCCCCCATCGAGGACCACAGCGAGGAAGTGTGA
- a CDS encoding ECF transporter S component, whose amino-acid sequence MSTTAMWLLLAVVVIVIVFASVLYKRTFTVHELALTGVMAALSLVAYLFFRVPFYGGSSFHLGNTFTALTALLLDGVSGGLAGAIGLALADILAGDPGYAVTTFILKFLIGITCGAVAHKVFKLRELDKHTPGYLVKVTAAAASGLLLNVFTDPFLGYFRNVYIFGQDYTIAKALTKITGGVTFVNSVASTVCVVLLYLALRPALERANLLPKAEKKAENK is encoded by the coding sequence ATGTCTACCACCGCAATGTGGCTGCTTCTGGCAGTCGTTGTCATCGTGATCGTCTTTGCAAGTGTGCTCTACAAGCGCACCTTCACCGTCCACGAGCTGGCGCTCACCGGCGTCATGGCCGCTCTGAGCCTCGTGGCCTACTTATTCTTCCGGGTGCCCTTCTACGGCGGCTCCTCGTTCCATCTGGGCAATACCTTCACGGCCCTGACCGCCCTGCTGCTGGACGGCGTATCCGGCGGTCTGGCCGGTGCCATCGGTCTGGCTCTGGCCGACATCCTCGCCGGCGACCCGGGCTATGCCGTCACCACCTTCATCCTGAAGTTCCTCATCGGCATCACCTGCGGCGCAGTGGCCCACAAGGTCTTCAAGCTCCGCGAGCTGGATAAGCACACCCCCGGCTATCTCGTCAAAGTGACCGCCGCCGCTGCCTCCGGCCTGCTGCTGAACGTCTTTACCGACCCGTTCCTCGGCTACTTCCGCAATGTATATATCTTCGGTCAGGATTACACCATCGCCAAGGCCCTGACCAAGATCACCGGCGGCGTCACCTTTGTCAACAGCGTGGCCTCCACCGTCTGCGTCGTTCTCCTCTATCTGGCCCTGCGCCCGGCGCTGGAGCGTGCGAACCTTCTGCCCAAGGCTGAGAAGAAGGCGGAAAACAAGTAA
- a CDS encoding NAD(P)/FAD-dependent oxidoreductase, producing MQHILVLGGGAAGLAAALAAAQTAKGSARITVLDRNAKVGKKLLATGNGRCNLDNRDISPERYFTSSPKALRRLLDAVNEAAPLAWFEGLGLYPRTDEAGRVYPYSNQAADVLALLEHHLAALGVELRTGCTVRSLSQSRGGYDLQFETEAGRESLRADAVICAMGGEAGPQFGTDGFGTRFAAQCGGRMAPLYPCLTALQCAHPRKSLAGIRAKGCASLLDGTDGRVLAREMGEVQFTDYGLSGICIMQLSGLLAPGRGPKQPVVALDLFPALSEAELSALFARRAGLLGGAAEFWLGLLPAKLGRALWADAGLPEDARALPASAWPKLAAAAKCWRFEGLTPCGWKQAQTTGGGLLLDEVEDDFQFKGCPGLYFVGETLDCAGSCGGYNLHWAFGSGILAGRSAAKRRPAPAPRKKKKT from the coding sequence ATGCAGCATATCCTTGTTTTAGGCGGCGGCGCAGCGGGTCTGGCCGCTGCGCTGGCGGCAGCGCAGACCGCCAAGGGCAGCGCCCGCATCACCGTACTGGACAGAAACGCAAAGGTGGGCAAAAAGCTTCTGGCCACCGGCAACGGGCGCTGCAACCTCGACAACCGGGACATCTCGCCCGAGCGGTATTTCACCAGCAGCCCCAAGGCCCTGCGCCGCCTGCTGGACGCCGTGAACGAGGCCGCGCCGCTGGCGTGGTTCGAGGGCCTCGGCCTCTACCCCCGCACCGACGAGGCCGGGCGGGTGTACCCCTACTCCAATCAGGCGGCAGACGTGCTGGCCCTGCTGGAACACCATCTGGCCGCGCTTGGCGTCGAGCTTCGCACCGGCTGCACCGTCCGGAGCCTGAGCCAGAGCCGGGGCGGCTACGACCTCCAGTTCGAGACCGAAGCGGGCCGCGAAAGTCTGCGGGCCGATGCCGTCATCTGCGCCATGGGCGGCGAAGCCGGGCCGCAGTTTGGCACCGACGGCTTCGGCACCCGGTTCGCCGCCCAGTGCGGCGGGCGGATGGCCCCCCTCTACCCCTGCCTGACGGCCTTACAGTGCGCCCACCCCCGTAAGTCGCTGGCCGGCATCCGGGCCAAGGGCTGCGCCAGCCTGTTGGACGGCACCGATGGCCGGGTGCTTGCCCGGGAAATGGGCGAGGTGCAGTTCACCGATTACGGACTCTCCGGCATCTGCATCATGCAGCTGTCGGGCCTGCTGGCCCCGGGCCGCGGCCCGAAGCAGCCCGTCGTAGCCCTCGACCTCTTCCCCGCCCTGAGCGAAGCGGAGCTGTCCGCCCTCTTCGCCCGGCGGGCCGGGCTTCTGGGCGGCGCTGCGGAGTTCTGGCTGGGGCTTCTGCCCGCAAAGCTGGGCCGCGCCCTCTGGGCCGACGCCGGGCTGCCCGAAGACGCCCGCGCCCTGCCCGCTTCGGCGTGGCCGAAGCTCGCCGCCGCGGCCAAGTGCTGGCGGTTCGAGGGGCTGACCCCCTGCGGCTGGAAGCAGGCCCAGACGACCGGCGGCGGACTGCTGCTGGACGAGGTGGAGGACGACTTCCAGTTCAAGGGCTGTCCGGGCCTTTACTTCGTGGGCGAGACGCTGGACTGCGCGGGCAGCTGCGGCGGCTACAACCTCCACTGGGCCTTCGGCAGCGGCATCCTCGCCGGCCGGTCGGCGGCGAAGCGCCGCCCCGCCCCTGCCCCCCGGAAAAAGAAAAAGACCTGA
- a CDS encoding nucleotide exchange factor GrpE gives MSEETKKTAEAPEQEAKETEAAPQEAPETAAAPEQEAEAEPADAKKKDGWFNKKAREMDAVKAKLDTAEKNAAQAKDQLLRMAAEYENYRKRSTREADQKFNDGVSFAVNQIIPILDTLEMAANAPTTDENYKKGVIMTLDKAAKALDALHVEEIEALGKPFDPNIMNAVQQIPAPDGQESGTVITVYQKGYKLGDKIVRHATVVVAE, from the coding sequence ATGAGCGAAGAGACGAAGAAGACGGCAGAAGCTCCCGAGCAGGAAGCGAAGGAGACCGAAGCCGCACCTCAGGAAGCGCCCGAGACCGCCGCAGCCCCCGAGCAGGAGGCCGAGGCAGAACCGGCAGACGCCAAGAAGAAAGATGGCTGGTTCAACAAGAAGGCCCGCGAGATGGACGCCGTGAAGGCGAAGCTCGATACGGCCGAGAAGAATGCCGCACAGGCAAAAGACCAGCTGCTGCGGATGGCAGCGGAGTACGAGAACTACCGCAAGCGCTCCACCCGCGAGGCTGACCAGAAGTTCAACGATGGTGTGTCCTTTGCCGTGAATCAGATCATCCCCATCCTTGACACGCTGGAGATGGCGGCCAACGCTCCCACCACCGACGAGAATTACAAGAAGGGCGTCATCATGACGCTGGATAAGGCTGCCAAGGCGCTGGATGCCCTCCATGTGGAGGAGATCGAAGCGCTGGGCAAGCCCTTCGACCCCAACATCATGAACGCCGTCCAGCAGATCCCCGCCCCGGACGGGCAGGAGAGCGGCACCGTCATCACGGTGTACCAGAAGGGCTACAAGCTGGGCGACAAGATCGTCCGCCACGCGACCGTCGTGGTGGCCGAGTGA
- a CDS encoding putative RNA methyltransferase, whose product MAEGFAPWCCPLCGAPLAGENALKCPSGHSFDRAKEGYWHLLPVQNTRTKAPGDSKEMVAARRAFLSAGYYGIFGQALGELCLMYGQPAANGPLRLLDAGCGEGWYDRCIARQFGEAGRPLELAGFDIAKPAVRLAAKALPSARYAVASSFHQPVRTGWADVLLNCFSPFAQEEFLRVLRPGGRLIYAVPGPEHLFQMKAVLYEKPYKNPVQEVEYPGFEAVGEREVSGRITVPAGQLEALFAMTPYYWKTPRDGAARLAALPELTTDISFRFLVFEKK is encoded by the coding sequence ATGGCAGAGGGATTCGCTCCGTGGTGCTGCCCGCTGTGCGGCGCACCGCTTGCCGGGGAGAATGCGCTGAAATGCCCCTCCGGCCACAGCTTCGACCGGGCAAAAGAGGGCTACTGGCATCTGCTTCCGGTGCAGAACACCCGCACGAAAGCCCCCGGCGACAGCAAAGAGATGGTAGCCGCCCGCCGCGCGTTCCTGAGCGCGGGCTACTATGGCATCTTCGGGCAGGCGCTGGGGGAGCTGTGCCTTATGTATGGCCAGCCCGCCGCAAACGGGCCGCTCCGCCTGCTGGACGCGGGCTGCGGCGAGGGCTGGTATGACCGCTGCATCGCCCGGCAGTTCGGGGAGGCAGGCCGTCCGCTGGAGCTGGCAGGCTTCGACATCGCAAAGCCTGCAGTGCGTCTGGCCGCAAAGGCCCTGCCCTCGGCCCGGTACGCCGTGGCGTCCAGCTTCCATCAGCCGGTGCGCACGGGATGGGCCGATGTTCTGCTCAACTGCTTTTCGCCCTTCGCGCAGGAGGAGTTCCTCCGGGTGCTGCGCCCGGGCGGGCGGCTCATCTATGCCGTGCCCGGCCCGGAGCACCTCTTCCAGATGAAGGCCGTCCTCTACGAAAAGCCCTACAAAAATCCGGTGCAGGAAGTGGAATATCCGGGCTTTGAGGCCGTCGGGGAGCGGGAAGTGTCCGGCCGCATCACGGTGCCGGCCGGGCAGCTGGAAGCCCTCTTCGCCATGACGCCCTACTACTGGAAAACGCCCCGGGACGGTGCAGCCCGCCTCGCGGCGCTGCCGGAGCTGACCACCGACATCTCGTTCCGGTTCCTCGTATTTGAAAAGAAATAA
- the pdxR gene encoding MocR-like pyridoxine biosynthesis transcription factor PdxR: MVHLTTALDAASDVPLYEQLYRSLAAEMRTGAVPAGTRMPGKRRLAAELSVSVNTVDAAYQMLAAEGYLEARERSGFYVQEYLALPESAAPAAPPKAEAVPKQRPIRYDLSTRGVDPGLFPFRTWARLQKELLYSSPELLTHGDAQGDLALRQALAGYLEEYRGVRCGAHQIVVGAGLEYLLGLLAPLLPGPAAVENPGYPRAKQVLENNGVACCCLPVDEDGLSIRALSDSGAAVCYVTPSHQFPTGVTMPAGRRAELLHWAARCPGRRYIIEDDYDSEFRFDTRPLPSLQGMAGADGPVVYLSTCSRSLAPSIRIAYMVLPEQLLPAWHAKYRLYSGTVSRFEQQTLARFITGGYFTRHLARERVAYKARRDALTAALQEAFAPEELHLMGLHTGLHLLAELRDPPPDDALRAAAEAEGVRLSLLSDYDLTGGGAAPVGTLVLGYGSLADESCPSVGETLKRACTAARESSVRV; encoded by the coding sequence ATGGTCCATTTGACGACAGCGCTGGACGCGGCATCCGATGTGCCGCTTTATGAGCAGCTCTACCGCAGCCTCGCCGCCGAGATGCGGACGGGAGCTGTCCCGGCGGGGACGCGGATGCCCGGCAAGCGGCGTCTGGCGGCAGAGCTTTCCGTCTCGGTGAACACGGTGGACGCGGCCTATCAGATGCTGGCAGCGGAGGGCTATCTGGAGGCGCGGGAGCGGAGCGGCTTTTATGTACAGGAGTATCTGGCTCTGCCCGAGAGCGCCGCGCCCGCCGCGCCGCCGAAGGCTGAGGCTGTACCGAAACAGCGGCCCATCCGCTATGACCTCTCCACCCGGGGCGTGGACCCGGGGCTGTTCCCCTTCCGGACGTGGGCGCGGCTGCAAAAGGAGCTGCTGTATTCGTCGCCCGAGCTGCTGACCCACGGCGATGCGCAGGGTGACCTTGCGCTGCGGCAGGCGCTGGCGGGCTACCTCGAAGAGTACCGGGGCGTCCGGTGCGGTGCGCACCAGATCGTCGTGGGAGCGGGCCTTGAGTACCTGCTGGGGCTGCTGGCCCCGCTTCTGCCCGGGCCGGCGGCGGTGGAGAATCCCGGCTACCCCCGCGCAAAGCAGGTGCTGGAAAACAACGGCGTGGCCTGCTGCTGCCTGCCGGTGGACGAGGATGGACTTTCCATCCGGGCGCTGTCGGACTCCGGCGCGGCGGTCTGCTACGTCACCCCCAGCCATCAGTTCCCCACAGGCGTCACCATGCCGGCCGGACGCAGGGCCGAGCTGCTCCACTGGGCTGCCCGCTGCCCGGGCCGGCGGTATATCATCGAGGACGACTACGACTCCGAGTTCCGCTTCGACACCCGCCCGCTGCCCAGCCTGCAGGGGATGGCCGGGGCCGACGGGCCGGTGGTCTACCTCTCCACCTGCTCCCGCAGCCTCGCGCCCAGTATCCGCATCGCCTACATGGTGCTGCCCGAGCAGCTTCTGCCCGCGTGGCACGCGAAGTATCGGCTCTACTCCGGCACCGTGAGCCGCTTCGAGCAGCAGACGCTGGCCCGCTTCATCACCGGAGGCTACTTCACCCGCCACTTGGCCCGGGAGCGGGTGGCCTATAAGGCCCGGCGGGACGCCCTGACGGCGGCGCTGCAGGAGGCCTTCGCGCCCGAGGAGCTGCATCTGATGGGGCTGCACACCGGCCTGCATCTGCTGGCCGAGCTGCGGGACCCGCCCCCGGATGACGCCCTCCGGGCCGCTGCCGAGGCCGAGGGCGTCCGGCTCAGCCTCCTGAGCGATTACGACCTCACCGGCGGCGGAGCCGCTCCGGTCGGCACGCTGGTGCTGGGCTATGGCTCGCTGGCGGACGAGAGCTGCCCGTCGGTGGGAGAGACGTTGAAGAGGGCCTGCACGGCGGCGCGGGAGTCCTCGGTAAGGGTGTAA
- the hrcA gene encoding heat-inducible transcriptional repressor HrcA, whose product MTMDARKQRVLQAIVALYGLEGEPVGSSVLANYFDMAVSSATLRNEMAALTKLGLLEQPHTSAGRVPSAKGYRYYLDNLLTDDQPLDRVTRARVEAVFASLDHEPEKLAQGAAKALAAISGCTAAVSTPCAEDLCVAHYEVVQVGRSAAAVLAVTTAGYVRTRVARVRTGLSRENAAALAALLNRNLTFVAPVDLSSRLLAELCSQIDPELVPVISAAAAILQDSAQPHVFLGGEQHLLDWPQLEGRVGDILTLLNDEEQAAHIIAPPAERSESVLLGEDLEPQIPGLCIVSDRYLVGGGLWGTVALIGPTRMPFQKLMPLLHLFADELGEGMSGKRKDTPQMAAPRRTVIYKEDLE is encoded by the coding sequence ATGACGATGGATGCACGCAAGCAGCGAGTCTTGCAGGCGATCGTGGCGCTGTATGGCCTCGAGGGCGAGCCTGTGGGCAGCAGTGTGCTGGCAAACTATTTTGATATGGCCGTGTCCAGCGCCACGCTGCGCAACGAAATGGCGGCGCTGACCAAGCTGGGTCTGCTGGAACAGCCCCACACCAGCGCGGGCCGTGTCCCCAGTGCCAAGGGCTACCGTTATTATCTCGACAATCTGCTGACCGACGACCAGCCGCTGGACCGCGTGACCCGCGCCCGGGTGGAGGCCGTCTTCGCCAGCCTTGACCATGAGCCGGAAAAGCTGGCACAGGGTGCCGCCAAGGCGCTGGCCGCCATCAGCGGCTGCACCGCCGCGGTCAGCACCCCCTGCGCCGAAGACCTCTGCGTCGCCCACTACGAAGTCGTTCAGGTGGGCCGCAGCGCGGCGGCTGTGCTGGCCGTCACGACGGCAGGCTACGTCCGCACCCGTGTGGCGCGGGTCCGCACCGGGCTTTCCCGGGAGAATGCCGCTGCGCTGGCCGCGCTGCTCAACCGCAACCTGACCTTCGTTGCGCCGGTGGATCTTTCGAGCCGGCTGCTCGCCGAGCTGTGCAGCCAGATCGACCCGGAGCTTGTGCCGGTCATCAGCGCCGCAGCCGCGATTTTGCAGGACTCCGCACAGCCCCATGTATTCTTGGGCGGTGAGCAGCACCTGCTGGACTGGCCTCAGCTGGAGGGCAGGGTGGGCGACATCCTCACCTTGCTGAACGACGAGGAGCAGGCCGCCCACATCATCGCACCCCCGGCAGAGCGCAGTGAGAGCGTGCTGCTGGGCGAGGATCTGGAGCCTCAGATCCCCGGCCTGTGCATCGTCAGCGACCGCTACCTTGTGGGCGGCGGGCTGTGGGGCACGGTGGCCCTCATCGGGCCGACCCGGATGCCCTTCCAGAAGCTGATGCCGCTGCTCCACCTCTTCGCCGATGAGCTTGGCGAGGGTATGAGCGGCAAACGAAAAGACACCCCGCAGATGGCCGCACCCCGGCGGACTGTGATATATAAGGAGGATCTGGAATGA
- a CDS encoding stage V sporulation T C-terminal domain-containing protein, with product MKATGIVRRIDELGRVVIPKEIRRTQRIRRGDPLEIFTTGEGEVIFKKYSPVGELHGVAVQYVEVLSRSFALTAFMADRDRILAAAGAGRRDLADRSVSQPLERVMESRKPYLSEGDPEHVLLPCEGSLRPLLCAWPIIAAGDVTGVVGLLAEDRAQQPDPAQQKAVAVAAAFLAKQMEE from the coding sequence ATGAAAGCAACCGGAATCGTCCGCCGCATCGATGAGCTGGGCCGGGTGGTCATCCCGAAGGAGATCCGCCGCACCCAGCGCATCCGCCGCGGCGACCCCCTCGAGATCTTCACCACCGGCGAGGGCGAGGTCATCTTCAAGAAGTATTCCCCGGTGGGGGAGCTGCACGGGGTGGCGGTGCAGTATGTGGAGGTGCTGAGCCGAAGCTTTGCCCTTACGGCCTTCATGGCCGACCGCGACCGCATCCTCGCCGCCGCAGGGGCAGGCCGGCGCGACCTTGCCGACCGTAGTGTCAGCCAGCCGCTGGAACGGGTGATGGAGTCCCGCAAGCCCTATCTCAGCGAGGGCGACCCGGAGCACGTCCTGCTGCCCTGTGAGGGCTCGCTGCGGCCTCTGCTCTGCGCGTGGCCCATCATCGCAGCGGGGGATGTCACCGGGGTCGTCGGGCTGCTGGCCGAGGATCGCGCCCAGCAGCCTGACCCCGCCCAGCAGAAGGCCGTGGCCGTGGCGGCGGCGTTTCTGGCAAAGCAGATGGAGGAATGA